In the genome of Candidatus Zymogenus saltonus, one region contains:
- a CDS encoding ribosome maturation factor RimP — MEQEGIFEGLEGVLWRIGEKACDLHGLSLVELEVQRGKGKWLVRFYIDREGPEGGGVDVEDCAEVSRAISKMLDAKDPIDSPYTMEVSSPGLERPLRREEDFRAYTGSEVKIRVREPLKERKNFTGTILGVSGEGVLIREGTEEELSIPLKNIKRARLIYRYE, encoded by the coding sequence TTGGAACAGGAAGGGATATTTGAAGGACTGGAGGGAGTCCTCTGGCGCATAGGCGAAAAGGCGTGTGACCTTCACGGTCTTTCCTTGGTGGAGCTCGAGGTTCAAAGGGGGAAGGGGAAGTGGCTCGTGAGGTTTTACATCGACCGCGAGGGTCCCGAGGGGGGCGGTGTGGACGTGGAAGATTGCGCCGAAGTAAGCAGGGCCATCAGCAAGATGCTCGACGCCAAGGATCCGATCGATTCCCCGTATACCATGGAGGTCTCTTCGCCGGGATTGGAAAGGCCCTTGAGGAGGGAGGAAGATTTCAGGGCGTATACGGGAAGTGAGGTCAAAATCAGGGTCAGGGAGCCTCTTAAAGAGAGGAAAAATTTTACTGGGACTATCTTGGGTGTGTCGGGGGAGGGTGTGTTGATAAGGGAGGGGACGGAAGAGGAGCTCTCAATCCCTCTGAAAAATATTAAGAGAGCAAGGCTCATATATAGATATGAGTAA